One window of Triticum dicoccoides isolate Atlit2015 ecotype Zavitan chromosome 5A, WEW_v2.0, whole genome shotgun sequence genomic DNA carries:
- the LOC119298275 gene encoding probable calcium-binding protein CML32, with translation MCQAARVCHNNGMVASVSSLLISLVIKPLAKNAILTGRSILALLAGDGAGNASAAAAPRGQHCEQCAARDGARLWSSDAAAVMATLGLVPPRRGSDDDDDDGMVVCGGCEAMRMVEEVAWGSKEAGEAELREAFGVFDRDGDGLVSAAELWGVLRRLGMTEGARYEDCARMVAAAAARHGGADGGLGFPEFKAMMEHAV, from the coding sequence ATGTGCCAAGCCGCGAGAGTGTGCCACAACAATGGCATGGTCGCGTCGGTTTCATCTCTCCTGATCTCGCTCGTCATCAAGCCCCTGGCCAAGAACGCCATCCTCACGGGCCGGAGCATCCtcgccctcctcgccggcgacggCGCCGGCAACGCGAGCGCCGCGGCCGCTCCACGTGGGCAGCATTGCGAGCAGTGCGCCGCGAGGGACGGCGCGCGCCTGTGGAGCTCCGACGCGGCGGCGGTCATGGCGACCCTGGGCCTGGTTCCACCCCGACGCGGcagtgacgacgacgacgacgacgggatggttgtgtgtggtggATGCGAGGCGATGaggatggtggaggaggtggcGTGGGGGAGCAAGGAGGCCGGGGAGGCGGAGCTGCGGGAGGCGTTCGGTGTGTTCGACCGGGACGGGGACGGGCTGGTGAGCGCGGCGGAGCTGTGGGGCGTGCTGCGGCGGCTCGGCATGACCGAGGGCGCCAGGTACGAGGACTGCGCCAGGATGGTCGCCGCCGCGGCCGCCCGCCACGGCGGCGCGGACGGCGGGCTCGGGTTCCCCGAGTTCAAAGCCATGATGGAGCACGCGGTTTAA